The segment CAGGAAGTATCCAGTCCCCTGAAGCAAATGGACCAGCATTCCCTAAAAGGTAATCAAGAAGACCCCGGATACCAACTTTCCTCCAGGTCATACTGAAGTGATCAAACCCAAAGTTGTAATAGTCCTTCATCCAAGGAATGTCGAGCCACTCATAAACTATTACTCCAATGCGCCAAAGTTGAAGCAAACTTACAGGCATTATCAACTTCTCGTCTTCAAGTCTGTAGAAGAATTCAGTCAAATTCAGCAAAATGCAGTTTTACAAGTCTAAGTAAACTTGTCAAaacatgaaatttaagaaagcTAAAAACAGATTGTTTTGACAGTAGAATTCATGCAAATCACCATACTACAATGGAGTAATTACATGTTCTGTGCATAGGGTACCTCCTCAAGAACTATGTACTCAAAAATCATATAGGAAATCAAAGCTAAGAACTTGATATATTAAACTCAGAGCTCGATCAAATTAATAGCTGATGTATCACTTCCCTGGAATTGTTCACATGGCAATAATTGAtcaaaaaaaaaggttaaactGCAATAACTAAGAACTATCAGAAACTTACAGCATTCCATCGAAGTATGTCCTGGTTGTCCCGTTAAGTGCTCCAGATAATGATGTTATGCTTAAGATCCAGTTCTCTGAAGTGTTCTCGTAACCCTTGAATGCCTATCACAGTAAGCTTGAGGTTAACATCGAACAGGTTATTTTAGGTGTCACAATTTTTCAATTGAACGTGCACTAATTTACCTTGTCAGCCAGCATCTGGTGCAGAACTCGAACAGCCTGTGCTCCAGCTGAATGTCCCACAAAATGAATAGGGTGATCTTCATCCCACTCGGGATAGTGCCCTGCTTCATTTTTTGTTAAGTGAGGCATTGATCCAGAAAAATAGAAATGTGATAGTCCTTTAATGGCTTAGTTTGACTGGCACAATGTTAAAGAAAGAACGATTTTTGAAACATGCGATCTTAAACATGTTATAACACGTGTGTGTCTATAAGCACTTGTCTTTCATTAGTATAAAGTGAAAGTTCAAGTCAAACTGtttcaaaatatacaaatgtGTAGTCATTTTCTTAACGGGACTTAACAGGAAATAATACCATTGGGAGTGagttatatatatgaagtaaaaatTTAACCTTGTTCATAAACTCGTCCAAATTGGGCATGTCCACAAGCCTTGCTGTGTTCCTCCCCATAATCAACTTGCCCACCTTTCAAATAATAGAACAATTCACGAGCCCTGAAATCTAAAATCCATCAATTGTTGCAAAAAGTATAGAACAAGAAGAACAGTATAACTATGACATATGTGACAATCTCATCAAAAAGTTTAAGCTATTACGGAAAGcacacttttatttatttaactatgTTTTCGAAATACCCCTCACATACGAGAGCTTGTAGTTCAAACAACTATTAAGAGTTCCTAGAGCTCCTCTAAGGCTAGTATTAAAGATCACACAGTTGAATATGTATTCAATAAAACTTGTATAGAATATAGTTTCAGTTAGTTAGTTAGCTCTCTTCGTTAATTAGTTAACTCATAGTTGTTAGTCAGTTAGCATAGATTCCTTTCTCAACCAATTGGTTATGTACAACtgtcatattctctcttttatatatataccttaCCGATAATCAATAACAAGCAAGTTTTCCATTTTACACAAAATCATAAGTTTTCTCAATCTACTTTTACATTGATTAGCTATGGCTTCCGTATTGGTATTGGGTAAGTTCTTCACCATTGATGTGAATTTAATAGCTATTAGGAAAACCGTTTGGTTAgatgtattattatttctatgaaGTGGATAGCTCATCCACAAAAACTAACTCATGAAGTGAACAACTCATCCTCAATCATATGTGATGCTTAACAATAGCACAACATAGCAAAGAGAAGATAATCAAgcattaaaccaaaaaaaaaaattcacctgTCGTATATGCTAGTTAGCGAACCCAAATCTGGAACAAGAACCCTGTCATCCTTCTTCTCTGCACCAGCAAAATATGAATGCCCTCCCAATctctacaaaaagaaaaaaaaattacatttccAAGCCCACATGACAATTAGAACAAATAAGTGTAACATTAGCATAGGGAAGAAAAAGGGTGAAAGTTCCCTCTATATTATTCGAAATCGAGCAACTTTATACTCTGGAGCTATAAAAAGGTCTGAGTTTTACCCTTAACCCCTAATGGAACTCCATGTCGAGTAATTTAAACCATAATCAAAAGTAGAAGCATAACTTGACCATTTTCCCGAATTACTTGAACACGTACATTCCACTCATTTCAAGCTGAAGCTACGCTAATGACAATGGCAAATACGAGTCTGATTTGTTAATGACTTGACTATGAATGAACCAAACGTGCAAATGGATGATAAAATTGATCAATTTCCTTTGTACATAGACAAACTAGGAAAAAGCCTGAAATTTTGAtcctttttattaaagaatTTGAACAAGTGGAGTCCACTCATTTCAAGCTGAAACTCCATTGACGACAATTGCAAATACGAGATTGATTTGTTAATGACAAGACTATGAGTGAACCAAACGTGCAAACGAATAACAAAATTGATCAATTTCCTATTCTACACGAACAAATTAGGGGAAAACTTAAACAAAACAACATACATAGTATAATCTTACGAGTGGAGTCCACTCATTTCAAGACGAAACTCCATTAATGACAATTGCAAATACAAGACTGATTTGTTAATGACAAGACTACGAGCGAACCAAACGTGCAAACgaataaaaaattgatcaatttcCTTTTCCACAAGAACAAATAAGGGGAAAACCCCAAACAAAACAACGTAGACACAGTATAATTTCACAAGTGGAGTCCACTCATTTCAAGCTGAAACTCCATTAATGACAATTGCAAATACAAGACTGATTGTTAATGACAAGACTACGAGTGAACCAAACGtgcaaacaaataaaaaattgatcaatttcCTATTCTACAAGGACAAATTAGGGGGAAACTTAAACAAAGCAACAACATACACAGTATAATCTCGCAAGTGGAGTCAGGAGAAAGGTGATGTATACGTAGCCTTACCCCTATTTCCCATAGAGAGGTTATTTCCGATAGACCAAAGAACAGTAGCAGCCACAAATAACAcaacaaacaaagaaaagagaACAACAGGTAAtactaaaattgaaaaatactaGTAATAGAGGAAAACCCCAAATGTGAAAATGTGAAAAGGGGGGCATTACCCCTTCGCCAAAACCAAAGATTCCATGAACCAAAACTATAGGAGGCAAATCATTTGAACTCTTTATCTCTTTGTTACCCTCAAATTTTGGCTTGAAAATCCAATTGGTCACTGACTGAGAAACATCACCGGCAACGGCTGTGCTAAATAAGTAAAACCCATAACTCAAATGAACCAAAGAACTCACAAACAGCTCTGTCAGTTGAAATGCTGTTACCCACCATTTCACTATCATTCTACAGAATCTTAAGtgaaaatttctcaaaaaaattttgtaaaaatgcTCAAATTGAGAGAAAACAAGAACACCCCACAACTTTTTGAAGCTCCTAGAATGAATTGAAACAGGAAAAAATGGAGCTTTTGTTTCTTCAAAAATGGTGATTCCTGTAAAAGTGgagaagaaatgaagaagaacacgtttggtttttttattttcttttggtaaTGTTTGTTGAGAATTGTTTCCACCACTTTCACGTTTTCAAAATTGAACAATCAAACACTTAACTAATTTGTTTGGATTTTGGTTACGTGTTATATTGTATCTTATCGTATCGTatcttattgttttttttttgaaaaagagtcTGATATAGttcttaattttatcatttggaGCATACCCTCGTTATAAAAATAGCTCATATATATCTTTGCTGTTATACAATTGACTCATATATatccctgccgttacaaaatgactcacatatacccttcatttaaaaaaagttaaaaaattagttttaaatttatatgtattacttctaaattattttttttaaaaatatatttaggggtatatataattcttctatcaaagttcaagctatattttaattttttttcatgcataaattattttttgacttcttttattataattatttgagtttcttattcttattttattttttttctttcattctttagtttaaagaaaaaaaattaaactatttttttgtgtgtattgtaatttaatttcgtattcgaagaaaaaatttggtcatctacaataagttttacaaaaatgttagtgaaacataaataaatttgattatcaaaataataattataaattagtcattaaaacaaaaaaaatcaaaaaaaatatgtttgacgaggattaaatttactcatatgggattatattttttagaaaaaaataacaaaaattttagattaaaattattatttttttcatttccgttagaggaaaagggtatatgtgagccatttgtttacaagtaggggtatatatgagtcactttcatagcgaggggtatatcagctataaatgacaaagttgaggggtatatcagacccttttctcttttttttttactataacgTATATCTAGGATTTCTtgttatttcaatttgttttacttGAGACTAGtgtcatttaaaaataattgttgtaTAAAGTATTTTCATGAGATCTACGTGTGTGATGACATTGAATATGTGATTGTTGTAGTTATATTGAATTGTTAAATTTGATATAATGTAAAGGTAAAAAAATGATATGGAATGGTCACGTTATTATCATGTTTTGTCTTATCTTGCCTTGTTTGTTAGTGTTAATGGCGGAGTAAAATTTTTCACTAAGAGATGTCAAAttgtaaagaaataaatattttgtgaaCCGCTGATTAATACTCTTTTCATCTTAATTcgtcataatttaaattttgaaagttaagcttattaataaaatttagaaaaactCTTTTTAACTCTTGAGattcaaatattattacttaagttaagagagataaaatatattaaaaattttattttcccttttatcaTTAGGGAGGAAACACAATAACAAGAGAACCAAATTATCAGTTAAAACTTAAAAGCCAAAGATTATGGCTAAAATTTAGTGCAATGGTTGATTTTTAAGGTTTATAATTTTTGCATTATCCAAAAGACACAATACATAAATATTGTTTTTAACTTGACTTTCGTTGACACATATATCCTTCAGCTTTAATATGTATAAGTCgatacttaaaatttatataaaattgaagaaataaatATGCATATCATATGTGATATAATACATGTAGAATACAATATATAACACAAAATTGTCATGTAGAACGTAAGATAAATGTGTTTatctgtttaattttatataaatttaagtgtttATCTACGGATATAAAAAATGTGTTTAtctgttcaattttatataaatttaagtgtttATCTACGGATATAAAAAATGAGACGATATAAATACTATATGAACCCAAATTAACGATACGTTTATATATTATACCTAACCAAAATGATGGTGGAGGCTAATTCTTACATGTATTCAACATGTGAAGTTCATTGACTTTTACAATAGCCTCACATTAgtatataaaagataaatttacacaaatatactataataaaaaaaatatttattatttatagtaataatattttcttttcacttaatcacttttaatttatttacaacacaagtttaatacatattacaaagaataatttattattcatatataatacaaatttttataatgaataatacatttatcacacattttaatacacttataatacaatgtgacaattttttaccaaacgaacatgatatatttcaaaaaacaattataatttatatatattgcacacataattcacttttaatacatattacagatttaacaaagcattgctataaatggtaataaacaaaaagtatcgctaaaatcagtaattactatttaaaatgtattaatttatgtaatttttcttataaatatatacctcttaatattttaatattataaaatattaaaaattaaatatttattaagtttatgTGATATATCTCGAGACTTACATCTTTGACTCATATCTTAAAACTCATGAAGCATGTTAATTGAGATACAACCATcctaaattaaacaaaattgaaaCTAGTAGCATaaaaaagattaattaattatatttaatatttacattaaatcaataaatatatgaatttagtTAGGACCAAAAATATTTGATCGTTGAAATACCATTGTTATACTTGTACAATAAATCAATACTTATCTTTTCTTGTGAAAACTAAGGagaattcaactttaattttgaataattcaATTTATCTACTTCAAGTTATCAACTTGGCAAaatcaaaaatgaaatttgaatgatCTTAAAATTAGTTGacctgaaaaaaaaaagtacaaaaaggAAGCATAAGAAATTTATGAATGTGGTAAAGAGTTTGAATAAAATTGcggacatattttttttgtctcgatttatataatatatttttattttgaaaactatATAGTTTTAGCAAGTCctcttatttttaatgaaataattggtTGAAATTTCCTATGGTCAATACCACTCAtttcaaacaagaaaaatatgtgGAATTCTTCatgataatttttgtatatttggCACACATATCAAAGTCTTAAGTCTCATTTATCTTTCTTAATAAGATTTATCTGAATTTGAATGCACATTTAAATATTACGATATATAAAGATTTAGATGTCTAAATATAACCATTTTAATATTGAGATATTATATATGTTCTCAATAATGAATAGTTAAAATTGTTTGTAAacatttgaatatataaaaattgtatttttgaaagaaaaataaatatttaattagtctaatataatatcaataaaaaaaaattattatatggaGGTTAGAGATGGTAGTGGTTCTTGTGGGTGCTGGATTAGGATGATGTTAGGCTAACGATGATATATTATAGTCGGGGGAAATGTACACGTACCCCTTCAGattatttaacaattaataaatCTCGAGTATCAGATTAgtatatcatgtataaaatgtcatatatattacttaacaattaatgtatctcgagcatcaaattaatatatcaacgcttatattattgtatcagtttgagggatttctgtaattataaacttataagagAGAAATGATAATTTAACCTTACAAGTATGTGATTTTACAtgtatacaatataaatatatatatatatatatatatatatatatatatatatatatatatatatatatatataaaattttagacTAGCTCCATTACCACCAAGGATTTGGTGAAATTCCTTTACCCTTAATTACAAGTATTGGTCTCAAGTCCCGCGGATAAGAAAACCTGATACAGAGCGCTTCCCTTTCGAGAATGTCAGAATTTGAAGTTATTATGAATTTTCAATTTGCCATCAAATTCATAGCATGATTTAGTTATTAGATTCCCTCCACCTTTAATAAAAGATctcaagtttaatttttaagaattaaCAAGACTCTGATAAAGACGTCTTTCCACTAAAGACGATATCATTATATGAAATTTACGAATTCTACACGACTAACGTGTAAACTAAGTTGATAAAAGAAACTTCTATTCAACAAAAACTTCTCAACTTTCTACAACATGCATGTAATGACCTAATTAAATGATAacgtaaatttttttttataaaaaataaaaaacaaataagaaaattaaactaaaactaaaactaaaacacgTAAATTGAAACAGAAAATCCTCAAAGTGGAAGACttggaaaatattattttctagtcCACTCaaaaatggtagactttgaatAGTTATTAATAGGAAAATCCTTATGAGAGAAAATTTGGCCAAAATTGTagaataacatatttcatattatgttattttatctttttgtatatttttatccttttaattttaatatcttttaattaaaaaataaaaaatatcaatttattttaaaataaaaaggacattatacacttttttaatttttttagccAAATTCTGAACAAATTTTCTAATCATTTAGTATCATCCTTATAgtattagttttttatttaaaa is part of the Solanum lycopersicum chromosome 1, SLM_r2.1 genome and harbors:
- the LOC101251117 gene encoding uncharacterized protein, which produces MIVKWWVTAFQLTELFVSSLVHLSYGFYLFSTAVAGDVSQSVTNWIFKPKFEGNKEIKSSNDLPPIVLVHGIFGFGEGRLGGHSYFAGAEKKDDRVLVPDLGSLTSIYDRARELFYYLKGGQVDYGEEHSKACGHAQFGRVYEQGHYPEWDEDHPIHFVGHSAGAQAVRVLHQMLADKAFKGYENTSENWILSITSLSGALNGTTRTYFDGMLLEDEKLIMPVSLLQLWRIGVIVYEWLDIPWMKDYYNFGFDHFSMTWRKVGIRGLLDYLLGNAGPFASGDWILPDLTIQGSIKLNRHLRTFPQTYYFSYATKHPTKVMGFAVPSGIRGIHPLLFIRVLQMSQWRHPQHVSPPYKGYRDEDWWDNDGALNTISMTHPRLPVEHPSCLVIKDSDCQPLQRGIWYYKIIEGDHIFFVVNRERAGVQFDLIYNSIFERCRKHVLRKTTALPNQVTPE